In Streptomyces alboniger, the following are encoded in one genomic region:
- a CDS encoding YihY/virulence factor BrkB family protein — protein MDSPPPTAHGACAGFPHGDGDGRVPAAASSDRPSAWALRRAALRRTPVSMWNDDVSDWAAALTYYAILALLPALLVTVSLISLVSPATTESLIAEVTDWAPAESGRSLHEALSEMADARSAALTVVIAGAVSALWSASSYSAVFRRALHAMHGEEDCRPALRKAHRVLMTALTLLALLVTSALLLVLSGPLAEGLGRRVGVGGAGQTAWNVLKWPALVCLVAMLVLVLFRNAPPAARGWRQILPGGVLAALLWLLSSGLFTWYASGFGSYGKLYGSLAGVVVFLVWLWVSHLALLAGAQFTVELARARAAAR, from the coding sequence ATGGACAGTCCCCCGCCGACCGCGCACGGAGCGTGTGCCGGGTTTCCGCACGGGGACGGGGACGGCCGCGTGCCGGCGGCCGCGTCCTCGGACCGCCCCTCGGCGTGGGCGCTGCGCCGCGCGGCCCTGCGCCGCACTCCGGTGTCGATGTGGAACGACGACGTCTCGGACTGGGCCGCGGCGCTGACGTACTACGCGATCCTCGCTCTGCTCCCCGCCCTCCTCGTCACGGTCAGCCTGATCAGCCTGGTGAGCCCCGCCACGACCGAGTCGCTCATCGCCGAGGTCACGGACTGGGCGCCCGCGGAGTCGGGCCGTTCCTTGCACGAGGCGCTCAGCGAGATGGCCGACGCCCGTTCCGCGGCGCTCACGGTGGTGATCGCGGGCGCGGTCAGCGCCCTGTGGTCCGCTTCGAGTTACTCGGCCGTGTTCCGGCGGGCGCTGCACGCGATGCACGGCGAGGAGGACTGCCGGCCCGCTCTGCGCAAGGCGCACCGCGTCCTGATGACCGCGCTGACGCTCCTGGCGCTGCTGGTCACCAGTGCGCTGCTGCTCGTCCTGAGCGGCCCGCTCGCCGAAGGGCTCGGGCGGCGCGTCGGCGTCGGCGGCGCGGGACAGACCGCCTGGAACGTCCTGAAATGGCCTGCTCTGGTCTGCCTGGTGGCGATGCTCGTGCTCGTGCTCTTCCGCAACGCGCCGCCCGCCGCCCGCGGTTGGCGTCAGATCCTGCCGGGCGGGGTGCTCGCCGCGCTGCTCTGGCTGCTCTCCTCGGGCCTGTTCACGTGGTACGCGTCGGGGTTCGGCAGCTACGGAAAGCTCTACGGCTCGCTCGCGGGCGTGGTCGTCTTCCTGGTGTGGCTGTGGGTGTCCCATCTGGCGCTGCTCGCCGGGGCGCAGTTCACCGTGGAACTGGCCCGCGCGCGGGCCGCCGCCCGGTGA
- a CDS encoding VanZ family protein, whose protein sequence is MARTDRYKAVEDDSGAGGEGDDAVDRRRAPLPPLARAFAMLVAFAGMVAFGVVLTRLTLEPSAASEALTHSNFKPGDSIRDYLAQPAFRDTVKQIGGNILLGVPFGLLLPVLFPRARGLVRVAVVTALTMVLVELAQGAFVTGRTFDIDDVILNTTGALLGYLVLGRRLGRAVHPRRRHWWHRFTRRGPAGV, encoded by the coding sequence ATGGCACGGACAGACCGATACAAGGCCGTGGAGGACGACAGCGGAGCGGGAGGTGAGGGGGATGACGCGGTGGACCGGCGGCGAGCGCCGCTTCCGCCGCTGGCACGGGCTTTCGCGATGCTCGTCGCCTTTGCCGGGATGGTCGCCTTCGGGGTGGTACTCACCCGTCTGACCCTGGAGCCCTCGGCGGCTTCCGAGGCGCTGACGCACAGCAACTTCAAGCCCGGCGACTCCATTCGCGACTACCTCGCCCAGCCCGCCTTCCGCGACACCGTCAAGCAGATCGGCGGCAACATCCTGCTGGGCGTTCCGTTCGGGCTGCTGCTGCCCGTGCTGTTCCCCCGTGCTCGCGGTCTGGTGCGGGTGGCGGTCGTCACGGCGTTGACCATGGTGCTCGTCGAGCTGGCCCAGGGCGCGTTCGTGACGGGGCGGACCTTCGACATCGACGACGTCATCCTCAACACGACGGGCGCGCTCCTCGGTTACCTCGTCCTGGGGCGCCGCCTCGGGCGGGCCGTGCATCCCCGACGCCGGCACTGGTGGCACCGGTTCACCCGGCGGGGCCCGGCGGGCGTCTGA
- a CDS encoding ElyC/SanA/YdcF family protein — MLVYAPAALLFLVFSWRVLRERRRFGNAVLLGLAVLCALVAWMSRLVRSGSTSGLVVACSLLAVCALGILVLTYLLFLNGLRMVRKEGRSPANLLSLTAALGIVGVIALVITAAVVRTPLLFGVGAAALGLSSYVSFLFLSFVCYAFLYGRLQVRRKADFVVVLGSGLVGGSTVPPLLASRLERAREVHARLTGRGGSPVLITSGGQGPDEKLPESHAMADYLTDRGFPADLIEREDRSTTTDENLRFSKAIMEAAKPDYHCVVVTNNYHAFRAALTARRVGVRGQVVGAPTAAYFWPNATLREFAAVLVAYRRTNIAICLLFVLGGVLVWSVR; from the coding sequence ATGTTGGTCTACGCCCCGGCGGCCCTGCTCTTCCTCGTCTTCTCCTGGCGGGTTCTGCGTGAACGCCGAAGGTTCGGCAACGCCGTGCTCCTGGGACTCGCCGTGCTCTGCGCGCTGGTCGCCTGGATGTCCCGCCTGGTCAGGTCGGGATCGACGTCCGGCCTGGTCGTCGCCTGCTCGCTGCTCGCGGTGTGCGCGCTCGGGATCCTCGTCCTCACGTATCTGCTCTTCCTCAACGGCCTGCGGATGGTGCGCAAAGAAGGCAGGAGCCCGGCGAATCTGCTCTCCCTTACGGCCGCTCTGGGCATCGTCGGCGTCATCGCCCTCGTGATCACGGCCGCGGTGGTGCGCACGCCCCTGCTCTTCGGGGTCGGGGCGGCCGCCCTCGGTCTGTCGTCGTACGTGTCATTCCTGTTCCTGAGCTTCGTCTGTTACGCGTTCCTCTACGGGCGCTTGCAAGTCCGCCGCAAGGCCGACTTCGTGGTCGTCCTCGGCTCGGGCCTCGTCGGCGGCTCCACGGTCCCGCCGCTGCTGGCCAGTCGGCTGGAGCGGGCGCGTGAGGTGCACGCGCGGCTCACCGGGCGCGGAGGTTCGCCCGTGCTCATCACCTCCGGCGGGCAGGGGCCGGACGAGAAGCTGCCGGAATCCCACGCCATGGCCGACTACTTGACGGACCGCGGCTTTCCCGCCGACCTGATCGAGCGTGAGGACCGGTCGACGACGACGGACGAGAACCTGCGGTTCAGCAAGGCCATCATGGAGGCGGCGAAACCCGACTATCACTGTGTCGTCGTCACGAACAACTACCACGCCTTCCGTGCCGCGCTCACCGCCCGGCGGGTCGGGGTAAGGGGCCAGGTGGTGGGCGCGCCCACGGCCGCGTACTTCTGGCCCAACGCCACGCTCCGCGAGTTCGCCGCCGTGCTCGTCGCCTATCGGCGGACCAATATCGCCATCTGCCTGCTGTTCGTCCTCGGCGGGGTGCTGGTCTGGTCGGTCCGCTGA
- a CDS encoding DJ-1/PfpI/YhbO family deglycase/protease: MADNTLNGRRVLAVVTNYGVEQDELVVPVQHLRSRGARVDVAAVSAEEIRTLVGDKDPGKTVDADLTLAEADTSSYDLLLVPGGTVNADSLRLEESAVAAVRSFAESGRKVAAICHGPWLLVEADVLDGKTLTSYASVATDIRNAKGTWVDKPVMHCGANGWDLITSRTPDDLDDFLRKIDDVLGAAA; this comes from the coding sequence ATGGCTGACAACACCCTGAACGGCCGCCGCGTACTGGCGGTCGTGACCAACTACGGAGTCGAGCAGGACGAGCTGGTGGTGCCGGTGCAGCACCTGCGCTCCCGCGGCGCGCGCGTCGACGTGGCCGCCGTGTCGGCGGAGGAGATCCGCACCCTCGTCGGTGACAAGGACCCCGGCAAGACCGTCGACGCCGACCTCACCCTGGCCGAGGCCGACACGTCCTCGTACGACCTGCTGCTGGTGCCCGGGGGTACCGTCAACGCCGACAGCCTCCGCCTGGAGGAGAGCGCCGTCGCGGCGGTCCGCTCCTTCGCGGAGTCCGGCCGCAAGGTGGCGGCCATCTGCCACGGCCCGTGGCTGCTGGTGGAGGCGGACGTGCTCGACGGCAAGACCCTGACGTCGTACGCCTCGGTCGCCACCGACATCCGCAACGCCAAGGGCACCTGGGTCGACAAGCCCGTCATGCACTGCGGTGCCAACGGCTGGGACCTCATCACCTCCCGCACCCCGGACGACCTCGACGACTTCCTCCGCAAGATCGACGACGTCCTCGGAGCGGCGGCCTGA
- a CDS encoding GlsB/YeaQ/YmgE family stress response membrane protein yields MGVIAWILVGLIAGAIAKALTPGKDPGGVIITMLIGIVGGLLGGWLGKLIFGVESINGFFHLSTWIAAVIGSVVVLFLYRKLSGRTAH; encoded by the coding sequence GTGGGCGTCATCGCCTGGATTCTGGTCGGCTTGATCGCGGGAGCGATCGCGAAAGCACTGACTCCGGGGAAGGACCCGGGCGGGGTGATCATCACGATGCTGATCGGCATCGTGGGCGGACTGCTCGGCGGCTGGCTCGGCAAGCTGATCTTCGGGGTGGAGTCGATCAACGGCTTCTTCCACCTGTCGACCTGGATCGCCGCCGTCATCGGATCGGTGGTCGTCCTGTTCCTGTACCGCAAACTGTCCGGACGCACCGCCCACTGA
- a CDS encoding TetR/AcrR family transcriptional regulator, with the protein MSPRPAIRPGGRSARVQQSVHTAVRELQAEGGDLTVPRIALRAGVTPSTIYRRWGDLQELLADVAVERLRPETPPADLGNLREDLEHWATDFLEEMSSPPGRSYIRDALAGDPDGGNAGQCSAYAVEQVETILRRAAGRGEHVPATDTVMDHVVAPMMYRILFRPGPLDARYARDLVATVFYRLMPLP; encoded by the coding sequence GTGAGCCCACGACCAGCCATCCGTCCCGGAGGACGCAGCGCCCGAGTCCAGCAGTCGGTGCACACCGCCGTGCGCGAACTACAGGCGGAGGGCGGTGATCTCACCGTCCCCCGGATCGCCCTGCGCGCCGGTGTCACCCCCTCGACGATCTACCGGCGGTGGGGAGACCTCCAGGAACTGCTGGCGGACGTCGCGGTGGAGCGACTGCGCCCCGAGACGCCCCCAGCCGACCTCGGGAACCTGCGCGAGGACCTGGAGCACTGGGCCACCGACTTCCTGGAGGAGATGTCCTCCCCGCCGGGCCGCTCCTACATCCGTGACGCCCTCGCGGGTGACCCCGACGGCGGGAACGCGGGCCAGTGCTCGGCCTACGCCGTCGAGCAGGTCGAGACCATCCTGCGCCGCGCGGCCGGGCGCGGCGAACACGTCCCCGCCACCGACACCGTGATGGATCACGTCGTGGCGCCGATGATGTACCGCATCCTCTTCCGCCCCGGTCCGCTCGACGCGCGCTACGCCCGCGACCTCGTCGCCACCGTGTTCTACCGGCTGATGCCCCTGCCGTGA
- a CDS encoding amidase has protein sequence MRPYELTLTEAARAVAAGELSPVELTDSVLHRIESVEGHLGAYVTVLADAARQTAARAEKDIAAGRYIGPLHGIPMGLKDLIDVAGLPTTASSRVRAQAPAAHRDSTVAARLRAAGAVLLGKTHTHEFAYGLITPQTRNAWDHDRVAGGSSGGSAVAVAAGEATFALGTDTGGSIRVPAALNGVVGLKPTYGRVPVDGVTPLSWSLDHVGPITRTVADAELVLEALLTSEHTTSAAPEPRPAEGSLTGLRVGVPRNHYFDRIQREVEEAVRDAIDDLRELGAELVDVDIPMSEYIQATHWGLMVPEATAYHERTLRTSPELYSDDVRTLLEAGVLIPAADHLRARRARTLLRAAWTRLFETVDVIAAPTATSTAAHRDQRAVHWPDGTEESVPETYIRLSAPANVTGLPALTLPVGADSAGLPIGMQLIGRAFDEGTVLRTGRTYEEATRTPGRATLTAISLR, from the coding sequence ATGCGACCGTATGAGCTGACGCTCACCGAAGCGGCGCGGGCCGTCGCGGCGGGAGAGCTCTCGCCCGTGGAACTCACCGACTCCGTGCTGCACCGGATCGAGTCCGTGGAGGGCCACCTCGGCGCCTATGTGACGGTTCTCGCCGACGCCGCACGTCAGACGGCCGCGCGGGCGGAGAAGGACATCGCGGCGGGCCGGTACATCGGCCCGCTGCACGGCATCCCGATGGGCCTCAAGGACCTCATCGACGTCGCGGGCCTGCCCACCACGGCCAGTTCACGCGTGCGCGCGCAGGCCCCCGCGGCCCACCGCGACAGCACGGTCGCGGCCCGGCTGCGCGCGGCCGGGGCGGTCCTGCTGGGCAAGACGCACACGCACGAGTTCGCGTACGGACTGATCACTCCCCAGACCCGCAACGCGTGGGACCACGACCGGGTGGCCGGCGGTTCGAGCGGCGGCTCGGCCGTGGCGGTCGCCGCGGGCGAGGCGACTTTCGCCCTGGGTACGGACACCGGCGGCTCCATCAGGGTCCCCGCGGCGCTGAACGGCGTGGTCGGCCTGAAGCCCACCTACGGACGCGTCCCGGTGGACGGTGTGACACCCCTGTCCTGGTCCCTGGACCACGTGGGACCGATCACCCGCACCGTCGCGGACGCCGAACTCGTACTCGAAGCGCTCCTCACGAGCGAGCACACCACCTCGGCGGCCCCCGAACCCCGCCCCGCCGAAGGGAGCCTGACCGGCCTGCGCGTAGGCGTCCCCCGCAACCACTATTTCGACCGGATCCAGCGCGAGGTCGAGGAAGCGGTTCGCGACGCCATCGACGATCTGCGGGAACTCGGTGCCGAACTCGTCGACGTCGACATCCCGATGAGCGAGTACATCCAGGCCACCCACTGGGGACTCATGGTCCCCGAGGCCACCGCCTACCACGAGCGCACCCTGCGTACCTCCCCCGAGCTGTACTCCGACGACGTCCGCACCCTTCTCGAAGCGGGCGTCCTCATCCCCGCCGCCGACCACCTGCGCGCCCGGCGCGCCCGCACGCTCCTGCGCGCCGCCTGGACGCGGCTGTTCGAAACCGTCGACGTCATCGCCGCGCCGACGGCCACCTCCACCGCCGCCCACCGCGACCAGCGGGCCGTGCACTGGCCGGACGGGACCGAGGAGAGCGTCCCCGAGACCTACATACGGCTGTCGGCGCCGGCCAACGTCACGGGCCTGCCCGCACTCACCCTGCCGGTCGGCGCCGACAGTGCCGGGCTCCCCATCGGCATGCAGCTCATCGGCAGGGCCTTCGACGAGGGCACGGTCCTGCGGACAGGGCGCACGTACGAGGAAGCGACGCGTACGCCGGGGAGGGCTACCCTTACCGCAATCTCTTTGCGTTAA
- a CDS encoding MBL fold metallo-hydrolase codes for MPQDLSSTSSTPPEPNSAESTPSWAAGDLFVHRIDEVALPAATGPWLLPSATPEVVRRTSWLRPEFAGPDGILRLASHTFAVEANGLRVLIDTGIGNGKSRANPAWHDLDTGYLGRLTAAGFAPESVDLVVLTHLHTDHVGWNTRNDGGSWVPTFPNARYVTSRTEWDYWAGRELEEPRQQMFRDSVHPVRDAGLLDLVDMAGSEAEVADGISLLSTPGHTPGHVAVRLHGAGRSAVVTGDCVHHPVQMRHPEITSCVDTDPAQAIRTRRDLLAALADTGTLLLGGHFPPPTAGLVVSDGDGYRLDTTDPHRDDDASAPGVRAGTRG; via the coding sequence ATGCCCCAGGACCTCTCCTCCACTTCCTCGACTCCCCCGGAACCGAACTCCGCCGAGTCCACCCCGAGTTGGGCGGCGGGCGACCTGTTCGTGCACCGCATCGACGAGGTGGCACTGCCCGCCGCGACCGGTCCTTGGCTGCTGCCCTCCGCCACACCTGAGGTCGTTCGCCGCACCTCGTGGCTCCGGCCCGAGTTCGCCGGGCCCGACGGCATCCTTCGACTGGCCAGCCACACGTTCGCCGTCGAGGCGAACGGGCTGCGCGTCCTGATCGACACGGGCATCGGCAACGGCAAGAGCCGCGCCAACCCGGCCTGGCACGACCTGGACACCGGCTACCTCGGCCGGCTGACCGCGGCGGGCTTCGCACCGGAGAGCGTCGACCTCGTCGTCCTGACCCACCTGCACACCGACCACGTCGGGTGGAACACCCGTAATGACGGCGGGAGTTGGGTTCCCACTTTCCCCAACGCCCGTTACGTGACGTCCCGTACCGAATGGGACTACTGGGCGGGCAGGGAGCTGGAGGAGCCTCGGCAGCAGATGTTCCGGGACTCCGTCCACCCCGTCCGGGACGCCGGGCTGCTGGACCTCGTGGACATGGCGGGCTCCGAAGCCGAAGTAGCCGACGGCATAAGCCTGTTGTCCACCCCCGGCCATACGCCGGGCCACGTCGCTGTGCGGCTGCACGGCGCCGGGCGGTCCGCCGTCGTCACCGGGGACTGCGTGCACCATCCGGTGCAGATGCGCCATCCCGAGATCACCAGCTGCGTCGACACCGATCCGGCCCAGGCCATCCGCACCCGCCGGGACCTCCTCGCGGCGCTCGCCGACACCGGAACCCTGCTCCTGGGCGGTCATTTCCCCCCGCCGACCGCCGGTCTCGTCGTCTCCGACGGCGACGGCTACCGCCTCGACACGACGGACCCCCACCGGGACGACGACGCCTCGGCTCCCGGCGTGCGGGCCGGGACCCGAGGCTGA
- a CDS encoding Asp23/Gls24 family envelope stress response protein: MTEQLASGDLTEAVAGAVLGTPGVAFLRPGLAQLLRASSSLARRRAVGEGPGRPSRSSGVRVTRGGGAERWHVEVHVVLRRGHRAVDVTREVRTAVTEAVRRVAGARAPLRVSVTVTGLV, encoded by the coding sequence GTGACGGAACAACTCGCTTCCGGTGATCTGACCGAGGCGGTGGCGGGGGCGGTCCTCGGTACACCCGGGGTCGCCTTCCTGCGGCCGGGCCTCGCCCAACTCCTGCGGGCCTCCAGCTCGTTGGCGCGCCGACGAGCGGTGGGCGAAGGCCCCGGCAGGCCGTCCCGGTCCTCGGGCGTCCGGGTGACGCGGGGCGGCGGCGCCGAGCGATGGCACGTCGAGGTCCACGTCGTCCTGCGCCGCGGCCACCGCGCCGTGGACGTCACCCGCGAGGTGCGTACCGCGGTCACCGAGGCCGTTCGCCGGGTAGCGGGGGCGCGGGCCCCCCTGCGGGTGTCCGTGACCGTCACCGGCCTTGTGTGA
- a CDS encoding Asp23/Gls24 family envelope stress response protein — MAVNEETGPGEERGAVGGGEQAGGLAEREPLPCGRELWSVWERWETGESDPHAAACPHCTEALNTLRHLEEVVSAARETEPREREIDASALVGRVMDVVRLELRPGRTLPLGEEEEDAWIVEAAAARTVRAAAETLPGVRAGSCRIEVRAQDAGTDADAHADSAVPAGRLRRGPVGIRLEVEVALTWHLQEVAERIRRRVLEAVDAELGMRVTAVDVTIADVTDTAGGTDDTVEGRRP, encoded by the coding sequence ATGGCGGTGAACGAGGAGACCGGGCCCGGCGAGGAGCGCGGGGCGGTCGGCGGGGGCGAGCAGGCGGGCGGGCTCGCGGAGCGGGAACCGCTGCCCTGCGGGCGGGAGTTGTGGAGCGTGTGGGAGCGGTGGGAGACCGGCGAGTCCGACCCCCACGCCGCCGCGTGCCCGCACTGCACCGAGGCGCTGAACACCCTGCGCCATCTGGAGGAGGTCGTCTCCGCCGCACGCGAGACGGAACCGCGGGAGCGGGAGATCGACGCCTCCGCGCTCGTCGGCCGCGTCATGGACGTGGTGCGGCTCGAACTGCGGCCCGGCCGGACGCTCCCGCTGGGCGAGGAGGAAGAGGACGCGTGGATCGTGGAGGCGGCCGCCGCACGAACCGTCCGGGCGGCGGCGGAGACCCTGCCCGGGGTGCGGGCGGGCAGCTGCCGCATCGAGGTCCGGGCTCAGGACGCCGGTACCGACGCCGACGCCCACGCCGATTCGGCCGTGCCGGCGGGACGCCTGCGGCGTGGCCCGGTCGGCATCCGCCTCGAAGTGGAGGTGGCCCTCACCTGGCACCTCCAGGAGGTCGCGGAGCGGATCCGCCGCCGGGTCCTGGAGGCGGTCGACGCGGAACTGGGCATGCGGGTCACGGCCGTCGACGTGACGATCGCCGACGTCACCGACACCGCCGGCGGCACCGACGACACAGTGGAGGGAAGGCGACCGTGA
- a CDS encoding RNA polymerase sigma factor: MPGERGRAPQDVPDESARRDDGLLAVRAGEGDEEAFEELVRRHAPGLLRLATRLLGSRTEAEDAVQESFVSAWRKLPEFRRDARFGTWIHRIVTNRCLNVLRARRPAVHLEGVPEPQAPEHEASPARVAEGHAAVADLTRAMAGLSPEQRVCWVLRELNGLSYESIAESVGISPEAVRGRVFRARRYLTEAMAAWR, encoded by the coding sequence GTGCCCGGGGAGCGGGGCAGAGCGCCGCAGGACGTACCGGACGAGTCGGCGCGGCGCGACGACGGATTGCTGGCGGTGCGTGCAGGGGAAGGCGACGAAGAGGCCTTCGAGGAGCTGGTGCGCCGCCATGCCCCGGGGCTGCTGCGGCTGGCGACGCGGCTGCTGGGAAGCCGGACCGAGGCCGAGGACGCCGTGCAGGAGTCCTTCGTGAGTGCGTGGCGCAAGCTGCCGGAGTTCCGCAGGGACGCGCGGTTCGGCACCTGGATACACCGGATCGTCACGAACCGGTGCCTGAATGTGCTGCGCGCGCGCCGGCCCGCGGTACATCTGGAGGGCGTGCCCGAGCCGCAGGCACCGGAGCACGAGGCCTCGCCCGCCCGGGTGGCCGAGGGGCACGCGGCGGTGGCGGACCTGACCAGGGCGATGGCGGGGCTGTCCCCGGAACAACGGGTGTGCTGGGTGCTGCGCGAGCTCAACGGCCTGTCCTACGAATCCATCGCCGAGTCGGTCGGGATCAGTCCGGAGGCGGTGCGCGGCCGCGTCTTCAGGGCGCGGCGCTATCTCACGGAGGCGATGGCCGCATGGCGGTGA
- a CDS encoding Asp23/Gls24 family envelope stress response protein: MANQDIHSNATTSGGIDTGSTGSTGSTGTIHKSAGTTTVTGGTGPGEPAATRGKTSIADVVVVKIAGMAAREIPGVFDMGGGLSRTIGAVRDRVPGGRPNVGRGVKVEVGERQTAIDLDIVVEYGVPITDVSHDVRENVIAAVERITGLEVVEVNVAVNDVRLPDDDTTDSAGETRVE; encoded by the coding sequence ATGGCGAATCAGGACATCCACTCGAACGCGACCACGTCCGGTGGCATCGACACCGGATCCACCGGCTCCACTGGCTCCACCGGCACGATCCACAAGAGCGCGGGCACCACCACCGTGACGGGCGGCACCGGGCCGGGCGAGCCGGCAGCCACCCGCGGGAAGACCTCCATCGCCGATGTCGTGGTCGTGAAGATCGCCGGGATGGCGGCACGGGAGATCCCCGGCGTGTTCGACATGGGCGGCGGCCTCTCGCGCACCATCGGCGCGGTCCGCGACCGCGTCCCGGGCGGGCGTCCCAACGTGGGACGCGGGGTGAAGGTCGAGGTCGGCGAGCGGCAGACGGCGATCGACCTGGACATCGTCGTGGAGTACGGCGTGCCGATCACCGACGTCTCCCACGATGTGCGCGAGAACGTCATCGCGGCCGTGGAGCGCATCACCGGCCTCGAGGTCGTCGAGGTCAACGTCGCGGTCAACGACGTACGCCTGCCCGACGACGACACCACGGACTCGGCCGGCGAGACGCGCGTGGAGTGA
- a CDS encoding DUF6286 domain-containing Asp23/Gls24 family envelope stress response protein, which yields MSTPAADRGSTTVSERAVRRIAERAATEALAPGEVHVGRGSAAVRGRRARVGVAVTLPYPAVLDEAGERVRSYVADRTAGLTGLVVPSTRVRVRELRVRERERERERAEGTVALPSEGASREGRAWRPWSQRRFPVAVLALLCAALCGLLLYDVVSVHAGDRSPARWRAHLMDWLVTHGPDRGAWPGAAMAAAVFLLGVALLVLAVTPGRRRLLPMARPDAGVRAVLDRRAVASLLRDAVAETPGVTRVRVGVGRRRARVRAGLGFGPPGPARRAVAEAAEETLAACGLAKSLRLSVRVRTEPAWRAPAPPEAKSAIGVAASTRRSADEPAP from the coding sequence ATGAGCACGCCTGCGGCGGACCGCGGCTCGACGACCGTGTCCGAGCGCGCGGTGCGCCGCATCGCCGAGCGGGCGGCCACGGAGGCCCTGGCCCCGGGTGAGGTCCACGTGGGCCGGGGCTCGGCGGCCGTACGCGGTCGCCGGGCCCGGGTGGGCGTCGCCGTGACGCTGCCCTACCCCGCCGTCCTCGACGAGGCGGGCGAGCGGGTGCGTTCGTACGTCGCCGACCGCACGGCCGGGCTCACGGGTCTGGTCGTGCCCTCGACCCGGGTCCGGGTTCGCGAGCTGCGGGTGCGGGAGCGGGAGCGGGAGCGGGAGCGGGCCGAGGGGACGGTCGCGCTGCCTTCGGAGGGGGCTTCGCGCGAGGGCCGGGCGTGGCGGCCGTGGTCCCAACGCCGGTTTCCCGTCGCGGTGTTGGCGCTCCTCTGTGCCGCGCTCTGCGGCCTGTTGCTGTACGACGTGGTGTCCGTGCACGCGGGCGACCGCTCTCCCGCGCGGTGGCGGGCCCACCTGATGGACTGGCTGGTCACACACGGTCCGGACAGGGGTGCCTGGCCCGGCGCGGCGATGGCGGCGGCCGTGTTCCTCCTCGGCGTGGCGCTGTTGGTGCTGGCCGTCACTCCGGGGCGGCGGCGCCTTCTGCCCATGGCGAGGCCGGACGCGGGCGTCCGCGCGGTCCTCGACCGGCGTGCCGTGGCCTCCCTGCTGCGGGACGCCGTGGCGGAGACGCCCGGTGTCACCCGGGTGCGGGTCGGTGTCGGGCGCCGGCGGGCGCGGGTGCGGGCCGGGCTCGGGTTCGGCCCGCCGGGTCCCGCGCGCCGAGCGGTGGCCGAGGCGGCTGAGGAGACCTTGGCCGCCTGTGGCCTGGCGAAGTCCTTGCGGCTGAGCGTACGGGTGCGGACCGAGCCCGCCTGGCGTGCTCCCGCGCCGCCGGAGGCCAAGTCGGCGATCGGTGTAGCCGCTTCGACGCGGAGGAGTGCCGATGAGCCGGCTCCGTAG
- a CDS encoding alkaline shock response membrane anchor protein AmaP → MSRLRSGINRVALLAVAAGLLVSGVVLASATGPVRERLPSHWPRLPADRTWLDGEALGRWREQGWWPPLVIAALCVGVLLFLCWGVAQLRAGRLRELPLGQPDVTLSGAALAAALAERAGAVDGVARAHVTLLGRPRRLRARITLVLAADSRPEAVLRDLAGQAVAEARAAVAPRALEADVRLTVQRHRTRRLR, encoded by the coding sequence ATGAGCCGGCTCCGTAGCGGCATCAATCGTGTGGCCCTGCTCGCAGTGGCGGCGGGGCTGCTGGTGTCGGGGGTGGTCCTGGCGTCCGCGACCGGCCCGGTCCGCGAGCGGCTGCCCTCGCACTGGCCCCGGCTCCCCGCCGACCGGACGTGGCTCGACGGGGAGGCCCTCGGGCGCTGGCGGGAGCAGGGCTGGTGGCCGCCCCTTGTGATCGCCGCGCTCTGCGTCGGCGTACTGCTGTTCCTGTGCTGGGGCGTGGCGCAGCTGCGCGCGGGGCGCCTGCGTGAACTGCCGCTCGGGCAGCCGGACGTGACCCTCTCCGGTGCGGCGCTGGCCGCGGCGCTGGCCGAACGGGCGGGAGCCGTCGACGGCGTGGCCCGCGCGCACGTGACCCTCCTGGGCCGTCCCCGGCGGCTGCGGGCGCGCATCACGCTGGTGCTGGCCGCCGACAGCCGCCCGGAGGCGGTGCTGCGCGATCTGGCGGGGCAGGCAGTCGCCGAGGCGAGAGCGGCTGTGGCGCCCCGCGCCCTGGAGGCCGACGTACGCCTGACGGTTCAGCGCCACAGGACGCGCCGTCTGCGCTGA